The Pseudomonadota bacterium genome includes a window with the following:
- a CDS encoding VOC family protein, whose translation MLTAKALILALALGSAVAQPPPNAAVTGLGGFFFRAKDPAALAAWYQEHLGIERTPRSYEESPWQQEAGPTVFAPFPDVPDFLHAGKDGAFVLNFRTRDLDALVAYLIAKDVEIVVDSAVYPNGRFAMLRDPEGNAIQLWEPADPASAGDRE comes from the coding sequence ATGCTAACGGCCAAGGCACTCATCCTCGCGCTGGCGCTCGGTAGCGCCGTCGCGCAACCACCGCCGAACGCGGCGGTCACGGGCTTAGGTGGGTTTTTCTTCCGCGCGAAAGATCCGGCGGCGCTCGCCGCGTGGTACCAGGAACATCTGGGCATCGAGCGCACACCGCGCTCCTACGAGGAATCCCCCTGGCAGCAGGAAGCCGGGCCTACGGTCTTTGCGCCGTTCCCCGATGTGCCGGACTTTTTGCATGCGGGGAAAGACGGCGCCTTCGTACTCAACTTTCGCACCCGTGACCTGGATGCCCTCGTCGCCTACTTGATCGCAAAAGACGTTGAGATCGTCGTGGACTCGGCGGTCTATCCAAATGGACGATTCGCCATGTTGCGCGACCCAGAGGGCAACGCCATTCAGCTATGGGAGCCTGCCGATCCCGCCAGCGCGGGCGACAGGGAGTAG
- a CDS encoding PilC/PilY family type IV pilus protein has protein sequence MGAQVTRAGITGKTLAVTAGLGLGAMGALADDAELYQTAGFEFGPDYYANVLFIIDTSGSMNSWVDGDGTTRLDVVQDVAEEFFNNLQYVNVGMMRFDSGYTDPDTFWYIQGGGMVTNAVKDISESRDELITTLNNFIADGTTPLSETLFEAAHYMQGWDVYFGNTTYAGLSWFFPDPLFLFPSVPESRGGDTYISPIKECQENHIVILTDGLPVADFDIDDVVTDWPGFPAECTDNPDVSNGDCLDDIAAYLYENDLYGNEADGFQNVVVHTIGFFQDNSLLEETAERGGGGYYLADDAESLLNVLESIFIDVNETGTTFTSPGVSVNAFDRTTHLDQLYYSVFQATGRTRWVGNLKRYRLGEDAGGGLVVVDADGQAAVNQENGFFRDDSRSWWGDEIDGYSVAVGGAASHLVADRNAFTELGGAITPMNVDNSELLDYLDQLYPDDDLEAAITSGMERVIERGGQGLELEDKAKQIEILVDWAVGNDLQDEDNDLELYDARREMGDPMHSRPLVVTYADGDVEPEAVVFVGTNEGFLHALKGDTGEEISSFMPFELLDKLPDWFANVETADRTYGVDGPINAWVRDGGDGEINVGDQVILYFGLRRGGNYYYALDYTDPEYPKLLWKLSDANAGMGELGQSWSPFVRTKVETGTFGNTLVQDVLVFGGGYDARHDDYSAWSADSEGNAIYMINAYTGELVWSGSAANTQDTAKETYFADMTNAITGEIRTLDLDNDGLVDRMYAADLGGRVWRLDVHNPSEEGDAFKVTGGVMASLGGAESAQSFDNRRFYYAPDLALGTANGSNFFNVTIASGYRAHPKDGAIKDYFYVLRDYYPFVELGNSDDPAAEYVARYGFTHDTLSDISVLQNDPDLLVSGFKLPLVTSAGEKVLAETRIFQNNALFTSYLPQNELTRGCFAALGTGQLYSINLATGGVNVDALDRPGIPPEVVYVFTEDDATGIEPTTCFGKQCVNPGDEEGGDGGLGDGEEGDEDEDEGPDEPGRDIGCVVGPESCEGGDREAPVRTWWVQMDTDEDS, from the coding sequence ATGGGCGCGCAAGTCACCAGGGCAGGGATCACAGGCAAGACGCTGGCCGTCACCGCTGGGCTTGGCCTCGGCGCGATGGGTGCTTTGGCCGACGACGCCGAGCTGTACCAAACCGCAGGCTTTGAATTCGGACCGGACTACTACGCCAACGTGCTGTTCATCATCGACACCTCGGGGTCGATGAACAGCTGGGTGGACGGCGACGGCACGACCCGTCTGGACGTCGTCCAGGATGTTGCCGAGGAGTTTTTCAATAACCTCCAGTACGTCAACGTCGGCATGATGCGCTTCGACTCGGGCTACACCGATCCGGACACGTTCTGGTACATCCAGGGGGGCGGCATGGTGACCAATGCCGTCAAGGACATCAGCGAATCGCGCGATGAGCTGATCACCACGCTGAACAACTTCATCGCCGACGGCACCACGCCCCTCTCGGAAACGCTCTTCGAAGCGGCCCATTACATGCAAGGTTGGGACGTCTACTTCGGTAACACCACCTACGCCGGTCTCAGCTGGTTCTTCCCGGATCCGCTCTTCCTGTTCCCTTCCGTGCCCGAATCGCGGGGCGGCGACACCTACATCAGTCCGATCAAGGAGTGCCAAGAGAATCACATCGTGATTCTGACGGATGGCCTTCCCGTGGCCGACTTCGACATCGACGACGTGGTGACGGACTGGCCAGGATTTCCCGCCGAGTGCACCGACAACCCCGACGTAAGCAACGGCGATTGCCTCGATGACATCGCGGCCTACCTCTACGAGAACGACCTCTACGGCAACGAGGCTGATGGCTTCCAGAACGTTGTCGTGCACACGATCGGCTTCTTCCAGGACAACAGCCTGCTGGAGGAGACCGCCGAGCGTGGCGGCGGCGGCTACTACCTCGCCGACGATGCGGAGTCTCTGCTCAACGTGCTCGAGTCGATCTTCATCGATGTGAACGAGACGGGCACCACCTTTACCTCTCCGGGCGTGTCCGTGAACGCCTTCGACCGTACCACCCATCTCGATCAGCTGTACTACAGCGTGTTCCAGGCCACGGGGCGTACCCGATGGGTTGGCAACCTCAAGCGCTACCGCCTTGGCGAAGATGCTGGCGGTGGCCTGGTGGTGGTCGATGCCGATGGCCAGGCGGCCGTCAACCAGGAGAACGGTTTCTTCCGCGACGACTCGCGCAGCTGGTGGGGGGATGAGATCGACGGCTACTCCGTGGCTGTGGGCGGCGCTGCCAGCCACCTCGTCGCCGACCGCAACGCCTTCACCGAGTTGGGCGGCGCGATCACGCCCATGAACGTCGATAACTCGGAGCTGCTCGATTACCTGGATCAGCTTTATCCAGACGATGACCTAGAGGCGGCCATCACCTCAGGCATGGAGCGCGTCATCGAGCGCGGTGGCCAGGGCTTGGAGCTCGAGGACAAGGCAAAGCAGATCGAGATCCTCGTCGACTGGGCCGTGGGCAATGACCTGCAAGACGAAGACAACGATCTGGAGCTCTACGACGCGCGGCGGGAGATGGGTGATCCAATGCACTCCCGTCCGCTGGTAGTCACCTACGCGGATGGCGATGTCGAGCCAGAGGCGGTCGTGTTCGTCGGCACCAACGAGGGCTTCCTCCACGCCCTCAAAGGCGATACGGGCGAGGAGATCTCCTCCTTCATGCCCTTCGAGCTCCTCGACAAGTTACCGGATTGGTTCGCCAACGTGGAGACCGCCGACCGCACCTACGGCGTGGACGGCCCGATCAACGCCTGGGTCCGCGATGGCGGCGACGGCGAGATCAACGTTGGCGATCAGGTGATCCTGTACTTCGGCCTGCGACGCGGCGGCAACTACTACTACGCTCTCGACTACACCGATCCGGAGTATCCGAAGCTGCTGTGGAAGCTCTCCGATGCGAATGCGGGCATGGGCGAGCTTGGGCAGAGCTGGTCGCCCTTCGTGCGCACCAAGGTGGAGACGGGCACGTTCGGCAATACGTTGGTGCAGGACGTGCTGGTCTTTGGCGGCGGCTACGATGCGCGCCACGATGACTACTCGGCGTGGTCCGCGGATAGCGAAGGCAACGCGATCTACATGATCAATGCCTACACGGGCGAGCTGGTCTGGTCGGGCAGTGCGGCGAACACGCAGGACACGGCTAAAGAGACCTACTTCGCGGACATGACCAATGCCATCACCGGCGAGATCCGCACCCTCGACCTCGACAACGATGGCCTCGTCGACCGCATGTACGCCGCTGATCTGGGCGGTCGCGTGTGGCGCCTGGACGTGCACAATCCGAGCGAGGAAGGTGATGCGTTCAAGGTGACCGGCGGCGTGATGGCGTCGCTCGGTGGCGCCGAGTCGGCCCAGTCCTTCGACAACCGTCGTTTCTACTACGCGCCGGATCTCGCTCTGGGCACGGCTAACGGCAGCAACTTCTTCAACGTGACGATCGCCTCCGGCTACCGGGCGCATCCGAAGGACGGCGCCATCAAGGACTACTTCTACGTCCTGCGCGACTACTATCCATTCGTCGAGCTCGGCAACTCGGACGACCCGGCGGCGGAGTACGTGGCGCGCTACGGCTTCACGCATGACACCCTGTCCGACATCTCTGTGCTGCAGAACGATCCGGACCTGCTCGTGTCCGGGTTCAAGCTCCCGCTGGTGACGTCGGCCGGTGAGAAGGTGCTGGCGGAAACGCGCATCTTCCAGAACAACGCCCTGTTCACCAGCTACCTGCCGCAAAACGAGCTGACCCGCGGCTGCTTCGCCGCCCTGGGCACGGGGCAGCTGTACAGCATCAACCTCGCCACCGGTGGCGTGAACGTCGATGCCCTGGATCGTCCGG